A genome region from Altererythrobacter aquiaggeris includes the following:
- a CDS encoding class I SAM-dependent RNA methyltransferase, whose product MITDGTIIRLAAKGDGLTSDGRHFSGTAPGDEVLADGSFDRGPHYQTPPCRHFGKCGGCQLQHCDDAALAEFVSNRVKFAAESQGLEPDVMTAAHLSPTKSRRRATMLATNIGGRPHIGFREAGSHRLVDLAECHILRPELFALVAPLRAMLARRKGRYSVEVELAIVEEGVDCGLKNLPVEGLAETEALLDFARDNALARLTVDRGFGSETNWEPQPATVNLSGVSVPYPSGSFLQATRDGEDALVGAAREWLGDSATVADLFAGLGTFAFALAGDTKVLAVEASRDVHFACKTAAGQSRRPVHSVHRDLFRNPLETQELNRFTSVLLDPPRAGARDQIAQIAASTLERVAYISCNPSSWARDAKTLADAAFKLRELRPVGQFRWSTHVELASYFTR is encoded by the coding sequence GTGATTACCGATGGAACAATTATTCGCCTCGCCGCAAAGGGCGATGGATTAACCAGCGACGGCCGGCATTTTTCAGGCACGGCACCGGGTGATGAGGTGCTGGCAGACGGATCGTTTGACCGCGGCCCGCATTACCAGACCCCTCCATGCCGGCATTTTGGCAAATGCGGCGGCTGCCAGTTGCAACATTGCGACGATGCCGCATTGGCAGAGTTTGTCTCCAACCGGGTGAAATTTGCCGCAGAGTCGCAAGGACTTGAGCCTGACGTCATGACGGCGGCACATCTGTCTCCAACCAAATCCCGCCGCCGCGCCACCATGCTGGCCACCAACATCGGCGGACGGCCTCATATCGGTTTCAGAGAGGCCGGATCGCACAGGCTGGTCGATCTTGCGGAATGCCATATCCTGCGCCCCGAACTGTTTGCGCTGGTGGCCCCGCTGCGCGCGATGCTTGCCCGGCGCAAAGGCCGTTATTCTGTCGAAGTCGAATTGGCGATTGTCGAGGAAGGGGTGGATTGCGGGCTCAAGAATCTGCCGGTCGAAGGGCTCGCCGAAACCGAAGCACTGCTCGATTTTGCGCGGGATAATGCGCTGGCACGTTTGACAGTGGATCGGGGTTTCGGCAGCGAAACCAACTGGGAGCCGCAGCCTGCCACGGTCAATCTTTCGGGCGTGAGCGTCCCATACCCGTCAGGATCATTCCTGCAGGCTACCCGCGATGGGGAGGACGCGCTGGTAGGCGCTGCGCGTGAATGGCTGGGCGACAGCGCGACCGTCGCCGATCTGTTCGCGGGACTGGGCACATTTGCCTTCGCACTGGCAGGTGATACCAAGGTGCTTGCGGTCGAAGCATCGCGCGATGTGCATTTTGCTTGCAAGACAGCAGCCGGCCAGTCGCGCAGACCGGTCCATTCGGTGCACCGCGATCTGTTTCGTAATCCGCTGGAAACACAGGAGCTTAACCGGTTCACGTCAGTATTGCTTGATCCTCCAAGAGCGGGCGCGCGCGACCAGATTGCGCAAATTGCGGCAAGCACTCTGGAGCGGGTTGCTTACATCAGCTGCAACCCGTCCAGCTGGGCGCGCGATGCAAAAACTTTGGCAGATGCCGCGTTCAAATTGCGCGAATTGCGCCCTGTCGGGCAGTTCCGGTGGTCAACCCATGTCGAACTTGCAAGCTATTTTACGCGCTAG
- a CDS encoding hydrolase 1, exosortase A system-associated — translation MHRRHVSYDCDGVRCAGTLDDAAGTSGLLIVTGGNETRAGAFSGQAMLAADVAAAGFPVFRYDRRGVGDSEGTNSGFRHEDADMAAAVAAFRNEAPQVTRITGFGNCDAASALMLSSGAGLGALVLSNPWTIENDAQGPSPGAVRARYWEKLKSPKELLRLLAGNVSFRKLAQGLAAAARPGAAHNSLKDAMAAGLEAFDGEIVFLLAGRDRTAKAFQAVWPSNDARIRVCEGASHAYAEQHARQWLHEQIISVLRS, via the coding sequence ATGCACCGCCGCCATGTCAGCTACGATTGTGACGGGGTGCGCTGCGCCGGCACTCTGGATGATGCGGCAGGCACTTCGGGACTGCTGATTGTCACCGGCGGTAACGAGACGCGGGCCGGCGCGTTTTCAGGTCAGGCGATGCTGGCAGCAGATGTCGCGGCGGCAGGATTTCCGGTGTTCCGGTACGATCGCCGCGGAGTTGGCGATAGCGAGGGTACGAATTCAGGCTTCCGGCACGAAGATGCCGATATGGCCGCGGCCGTTGCTGCGTTTAGAAATGAAGCACCGCAGGTGACCCGCATCACGGGTTTCGGCAATTGCGATGCGGCAAGCGCGCTTATGCTGTCATCGGGCGCAGGCCTCGGCGCGCTGGTGTTGTCAAATCCCTGGACGATCGAGAATGATGCCCAAGGCCCCTCACCCGGCGCGGTGCGCGCGCGTTATTGGGAAAAACTTAAAAGCCCCAAAGAGTTACTGCGGCTTCTTGCGGGAAACGTTTCATTCCGGAAACTGGCGCAAGGGCTGGCGGCAGCGGCCCGGCCCGGTGCGGCGCACAACTCGTTAAAAGACGCGATGGCAGCCGGTCTTGAAGCGTTTGACGGAGAAATTGTTTTTTTGCTGGCCGGACGTGACCGCACTGCCAAGGCATTTCAGGCTGTCTGGCCAAGCAATGATGCGCGCATCAGAGTATGCGAAGGCGCAAGTCACGCCTATGCCGAGCAACACGCCCGACAGTGGCTGCACGAGCAGATCATCAGCGTGCTGCGAAGCTAG
- a CDS encoding acyl-CoA ligase (AMP-forming), exosortase A system-associated, translating to MSAAPDPEPRPLDHLVLNGNDDAAALILRDRTLTYSELNDRVSRLASWLQSILPEAGARVATWAAKTELACLVPLAAARAGLVHVPINPLLKRAQAAHILSDSGASLLVGTKSRLGSLVADDCPANCAMLTEETVWDEAGRHDGMVGPSNYDPGDLAAILYTSGSTGRPKGVMLSHANLWLGAVSVAHYLELAADDVVLAVLPLSFDYGQNQLLSAWYAGAAVTPLDYLFPADVAKACAKYGVTTLAAVPPLWLQLAELDWPAEASTPLRRLTNSGGALTRDMVRDLRGLFPRARLYPMYGLTEAFRSTFLAPDLVDLHPTSMGTAIPFAEILVIDDEGKITAPGEEGELVHCGPLVAQGYWQDPARTADRFKPAPAASEYGGLAVFSGDRVKRSADGLLYFVGRRDAMIKSAGNRISPQELEDAARATGLVSEAVALGIADERLGHAVHLVVRAAPDAVDAQNLLPKFLSRELPNFMYPKVIHWRETMPLNPNGKIDRAQLAREVTA from the coding sequence ATGTCCGCCGCGCCCGATCCTGAACCACGGCCGCTTGATCATCTTGTCCTGAACGGCAATGACGATGCGGCTGCGCTGATCTTACGCGATCGCACGCTTACTTACAGCGAATTAAACGATCGTGTGTCGCGGCTTGCCAGCTGGTTACAATCCATTTTGCCTGAAGCGGGCGCGCGAGTGGCCACTTGGGCGGCCAAGACCGAACTGGCTTGCCTTGTGCCGCTGGCGGCGGCGCGCGCCGGCTTGGTGCACGTCCCGATCAATCCGCTGCTGAAACGCGCGCAGGCAGCGCACATCCTGAGCGATAGCGGCGCATCGTTGCTGGTGGGGACCAAATCACGGCTGGGTTCGCTTGTTGCAGATGATTGCCCGGCAAATTGTGCGATGCTCACCGAAGAAACAGTGTGGGACGAGGCGGGACGGCATGACGGAATGGTCGGACCGTCCAATTATGATCCGGGCGACCTCGCCGCCATTCTGTACACCAGCGGCTCCACCGGACGGCCAAAAGGCGTCATGCTCAGCCATGCGAATCTATGGCTGGGCGCGGTCAGCGTGGCGCATTATCTTGAATTGGCCGCCGATGACGTTGTCCTTGCCGTCCTCCCGCTGTCATTCGACTACGGACAAAACCAGCTGTTAAGCGCGTGGTATGCGGGCGCGGCCGTAACGCCGCTCGATTATCTTTTTCCCGCTGACGTCGCAAAGGCCTGTGCAAAATACGGCGTCACGACACTGGCGGCGGTTCCGCCGCTATGGCTCCAGCTCGCCGAGCTGGATTGGCCAGCTGAAGCCAGTACGCCGCTGCGGCGCCTGACGAACAGCGGCGGTGCGCTGACGCGGGATATGGTGCGCGATCTGCGGGGTCTGTTCCCGCGCGCGCGTCTTTATCCGATGTACGGCCTGACCGAAGCATTCCGTTCGACGTTCCTGGCACCGGACCTTGTCGATCTGCATCCGACTTCGATGGGCACCGCAATTCCCTTTGCCGAGATTCTGGTAATCGATGACGAAGGTAAAATCACCGCACCGGGCGAGGAGGGTGAACTGGTGCATTGCGGCCCGCTTGTCGCGCAGGGATACTGGCAGGATCCGGCGCGCACCGCTGACCGCTTCAAACCAGCGCCGGCAGCTTCGGAATATGGCGGGTTGGCGGTATTTTCAGGCGACAGGGTGAAACGCAGCGCGGATGGCCTGCTGTATTTTGTGGGCCGGCGTGATGCGATGATCAAAAGTGCCGGCAACAGAATAAGCCCGCAAGAACTCGAAGATGCGGCGCGTGCAACCGGGCTTGTTTCCGAAGCGGTTGCACTGGGTATCGCCGATGAACGGTTGGGCCATGCAGTGCATCTGGTTGTGCGGGCGGCCCCTGACGCGGTAGACGCGCAAAACCTGCTACCCAAATTTTTATCAAGGGAATTGCCCAATTTCATGTATCCCAAAGTCATCCACTGGCGCGAAACTATGCCGCTCAATCCGAACGGCAAGATCGATCGTGCACAGTTGGCGCGGGAGGTGACTGCGTGA
- a CDS encoding XrtA system polysaccharide chain length determinant, whose product MNELIEELQSALHAIWNRRWLALGVAWGVCLLGWLAIALIPNSYESQARLFVELDDALAEQLDIGSNARMRDIERVRQSLTGAINLEKVIRSTQIGETITTPREMDMAIIELAKNVQVSSEAGNLFVLTAESGRSDLSDSENAVLAQNITQKMIDIFREENIAGGRGKMQETLTFLDQQLEARQLELEAAEQRRVAFEAGNPEIIGGTGALTSNLAATRAELRNVEADLAAAQSSLAAINGQIASTPRSIVSDGAGGGSRGALMQAQSNLSSLRARGLTGSHPDIVAAERQVDALEKQVSREGPTSSSIANPAYSSLQSIRAERQANVQSLSSRKAALQSELGSISANQSVAPSLVAEANRINRDYEVLKTKYDELLQDREELKLRGQVENERSAIQFEVIDPPTTPRIPSAPNRPLLLLGVLILGIGAGIAVALGLSKLKSTFSTTSKLESVMDLPVLGAISHTLTDAGRTLAARRMKMFTAACAGLAGMFVVLLAVEFIQRGMVA is encoded by the coding sequence ATGAACGAGCTTATCGAAGAACTGCAGTCGGCACTGCACGCGATATGGAACCGGCGGTGGCTGGCGCTTGGCGTCGCCTGGGGCGTTTGCCTGCTGGGCTGGCTGGCGATCGCGCTGATTCCCAATTCCTACGAATCGCAGGCGCGCCTGTTCGTCGAACTTGACGATGCGCTTGCAGAACAGCTCGATATCGGTTCGAACGCGCGGATGCGCGATATAGAGCGCGTTCGCCAGTCGCTGACCGGCGCGATCAATCTGGAAAAGGTGATCCGCTCCACGCAAATCGGCGAAACTATTACCACGCCCCGCGAAATGGACATGGCAATCATCGAACTGGCCAAGAATGTTCAGGTTTCGAGCGAGGCAGGCAATCTGTTTGTGCTGACTGCCGAAAGTGGCCGCAGCGATTTGTCCGACAGTGAAAACGCAGTTCTGGCGCAAAATATCACGCAGAAAATGATCGATATCTTCCGCGAGGAGAACATCGCGGGCGGCCGGGGTAAAATGCAGGAAACGCTCACTTTCCTCGACCAGCAGCTCGAAGCACGCCAGCTGGAACTCGAGGCGGCAGAACAGCGCCGCGTCGCCTTTGAAGCAGGCAACCCTGAAATTATCGGCGGAACCGGTGCACTGACATCCAATCTCGCGGCAACGCGCGCCGAACTTCGCAATGTCGAGGCCGACCTTGCCGCTGCACAAAGTTCGCTGGCGGCAATCAACGGCCAGATTGCCAGCACGCCGCGTTCGATTGTATCGGATGGTGCAGGGGGCGGATCGCGCGGAGCGTTGATGCAGGCGCAGTCCAACCTTTCCAGCTTGCGTGCGCGCGGGCTGACCGGCAGCCATCCCGATATCGTTGCCGCCGAACGGCAGGTCGATGCGCTCGAGAAACAGGTGTCGCGCGAAGGACCCACTTCCAGCAGCATCGCCAATCCCGCTTACAGTTCGCTCCAGTCCATTCGCGCCGAACGGCAGGCCAATGTCCAGTCGCTGTCGTCGCGCAAGGCCGCTTTGCAATCCGAACTCGGGTCGATCAGCGCAAACCAGTCGGTCGCGCCAAGCCTTGTCGCGGAAGCCAACCGCATCAACCGAGACTATGAAGTTCTCAAAACCAAATATGACGAATTGCTGCAGGACCGTGAAGAACTGAAGCTTCGTGGCCAGGTCGAGAATGAGCGCAGCGCGATCCAGTTCGAAGTGATCGATCCGCCCACCACACCGCGTATCCCGTCGGCACCCAATCGCCCGCTATTGCTGCTGGGCGTGCTGATATTGGGCATCGGTGCGGGCATTGCGGTAGCGCTGGGGCTGAGCAAACTGAAATCCACTTTTTCCACGACGTCGAAGCTGGAAAGCGTGATGGACCTGCCGGTTCTGGGGGCCATTTCACACACCCTGACCGATGCGGGCAGGACGCTGGCTGCCAGACGGATGAAGATGTTTACCGCCGCCTGTGCCGGACTGGCGGGAATGTTTGTCGTTTTGCTTGCGGTGGAATTTATCCAGCGCGGCATGGTGGCCTGA
- a CDS encoding acyl carrier protein: protein MPPSRSIIDTQLRSILADVLGLDPEAVAGFGSETGLFGHLPELDSMAVAGLLTEMEDRMDIVIEDDDVDGEMLETFGSLMAFAEVKCIRG from the coding sequence ATGCCGCCGAGCCGCAGCATTATCGATACGCAATTGCGCTCGATCCTGGCTGATGTGCTCGGGCTCGACCCTGAAGCTGTCGCTGGTTTCGGCAGCGAGACAGGGTTGTTCGGCCATCTCCCGGAACTCGATTCCATGGCCGTGGCGGGATTGTTAACCGAAATGGAAGACCGGATGGACATCGTTATCGAGGATGATGATGTCGATGGCGAAATGCTCGAAACCTTTGGCAGCCTGATGGCCTTTGCCGAGGTCAAATGCATCAGGGGCTAA
- a CDS encoding GNAT family N-acetyltransferase: MLQTGGTHQLNSVSYHGTVNELQAMNCAAASPFDRAEWFALLANEAGRKPVIAIAKNAHGMAALPLMQAGGVVGPLANWYAFTWRPLVNGSPNKLELLGIIASQLRQRAFRVTMSPVPDEDGSASLLRDAFADAGWQTEMTKCDDNHVLHVNGRTYAEYIARRPGQLRTTLKRKAGKVTVEILAAFDAGSWSDYEDIYQRSWKPEEGNPALLRQFAEDEGALGRIRLGIARLGGTAIAAQFWTVESGTAYIHKLAHLEEHKQLSAGTVLTAALFEHVIDRDGVEMIDFGTGSDRYKADWMEDIRPRYRIDCLNPSDPRSWPALVKRAIRRLAPARHGG, translated from the coding sequence ATGCTCCAGACGGGAGGGACACATCAGTTGAACAGCGTCAGCTATCACGGCACGGTTAACGAGTTGCAAGCCATGAATTGCGCGGCCGCCTCGCCGTTCGATCGGGCGGAATGGTTTGCCCTGCTGGCAAACGAGGCTGGCAGGAAGCCTGTGATTGCAATCGCGAAAAACGCGCACGGAATGGCCGCATTGCCCTTGATGCAAGCTGGCGGCGTAGTTGGACCGCTTGCAAACTGGTACGCCTTCACGTGGCGTCCCTTGGTCAATGGATCGCCCAACAAACTGGAATTGCTTGGTATTATTGCATCGCAATTACGCCAGAGAGCATTCCGCGTTACGATGTCACCGGTGCCGGACGAGGATGGCTCTGCTTCACTCCTTCGTGACGCCTTTGCCGATGCCGGCTGGCAGACCGAGATGACAAAATGCGATGACAATCACGTTCTGCACGTCAACGGACGGACCTACGCTGAATATATCGCGCGGCGCCCGGGGCAGCTGCGAACCACGCTCAAACGCAAAGCCGGAAAGGTTACGGTAGAGATATTGGCCGCATTCGACGCTGGGAGCTGGTCAGATTACGAAGATATCTACCAACGAAGCTGGAAACCCGAAGAGGGTAATCCCGCGCTGCTCAGACAGTTTGCCGAGGACGAAGGCGCTCTGGGCCGCATCAGACTGGGCATAGCGCGTCTGGGCGGTACGGCGATTGCAGCGCAGTTCTGGACCGTCGAATCCGGCACCGCCTACATCCATAAGCTGGCGCATCTGGAAGAACACAAACAGCTGTCGGCGGGAACGGTGCTGACCGCGGCACTTTTCGAACACGTGATTGACCGCGACGGGGTGGAAATGATCGATTTTGGCACCGGAAGCGACCGCTACAAAGCTGACTGGATGGAGGACATCCGGCCTCGCTACCGGATCGATTGCCTTAATCCGTCCGACCCGCGAAGCTGGCCGGCGCTCGTCAAGCGCGCAATTCGCCGTCTTGCGCCAGCCAGACACGGCGGCTAG
- a CDS encoding capsular biosynthesis protein translates to MTEHSKIPVPPKGDGQSEDRAATRSLIERANGTFGLGGFGAPPVPRRIIDAPMKHARPGIVKAAPPAAPAPRAPVPAPVSEPVPETLAGPITGPVPVPAIAAVSDPHDAPARVTFGGEKHPVNREHLRNQGMIVPDAAATALLEEFRIIKRQLISAAKSGPAARRVLICSPLPGEGKTFCAVNMALAMAAEKDAEVVLVDADFAKPSILSVLGLPGRAGLMDALADPVIKVEDLVLGTDIPGLWVLPAGEQSNSDSEYLTSSRTAEVLDRLTRGAPNRMVIFDSPPALAASPAAELAKHVGQAVLVARADSTGRSALEDAYQLLSGCRDIKLLLNAAKFSPSGRRFGTYYGYEG, encoded by the coding sequence ATGACTGAACATTCCAAAATTCCGGTGCCGCCCAAAGGCGATGGACAGAGCGAAGATCGCGCAGCCACACGCTCGTTGATCGAGCGGGCCAACGGGACTTTCGGGCTTGGTGGTTTTGGCGCTCCGCCAGTCCCGCGGCGCATCATCGATGCGCCGATGAAACACGCCCGCCCGGGCATTGTGAAAGCCGCTCCGCCGGCTGCACCAGCGCCGCGCGCGCCGGTGCCGGCACCCGTTTCCGAACCCGTTCCTGAAACCTTGGCCGGGCCCATAACCGGACCCGTACCGGTGCCCGCAATTGCGGCCGTATCGGATCCGCACGATGCGCCCGCCAGAGTTACTTTTGGCGGAGAGAAACACCCGGTCAACCGCGAGCATCTGCGCAATCAGGGCATGATAGTGCCCGATGCGGCAGCGACAGCGCTGCTGGAGGAATTCCGGATCATCAAGCGCCAGCTGATCAGTGCCGCCAAATCCGGCCCTGCAGCCCGGCGCGTGCTCATCTGTTCGCCGCTACCGGGTGAAGGCAAGACATTCTGCGCGGTGAATATGGCGCTTGCGATGGCGGCCGAGAAGGATGCCGAGGTTGTTCTGGTCGATGCGGATTTCGCCAAGCCTTCGATACTTTCGGTGCTGGGCCTGCCTGGCCGTGCCGGTCTGATGGACGCGCTGGCCGATCCGGTAATCAAGGTGGAAGATCTGGTACTGGGTACGGACATTCCGGGTCTGTGGGTTCTTCCGGCGGGCGAACAGTCAAATTCGGACAGCGAATATCTCACCAGTTCGCGCACCGCCGAAGTGCTCGACCGGCTAACCAGAGGCGCACCGAACCGAATGGTGATTTTCGATTCGCCGCCCGCGCTTGCCGCATCGCCCGCAGCCGAACTGGCCAAACACGTCGGACAAGCGGTGCTGGTCGCGCGTGCGGACAGCACAGGCCGGTCCGCTCTGGAGGATGCTTATCAGCTGCTTTCGGGGTGCCGGGATATCAAACTGCTGCTGAATGCAGCGAAGTTCAGCCCGAGCGGTCGCCGCTTCGGGACGTATTACGGTTACGAGGGGTAA
- a CDS encoding XrtA/PEP-CTERM system exopolysaccharide export protein, translating to MRNNRFSILLAGSAMASFALAGCSSGAGTELPAASFVAMQEGPGEEYVIGPLDELTIHVWRNPELGAEKIQVRPDGRITTPLVTDMPAVGKTPSMLAQDIRLQLSQYIEEPLVSVIVNEFAGTFSQQIRVVGATEKPASIPYRANMTVLDAMIAVGGLSEYASGNKAKLIRFDKTSGSQKEYALRLADLLKRGESRANVMLKPGDVIIIPESTF from the coding sequence ATGCGAAATAACAGGTTTTCGATACTGCTTGCAGGCTCTGCAATGGCCAGCTTCGCGCTCGCCGGATGTTCGAGCGGCGCGGGTACAGAGCTGCCCGCGGCGTCGTTCGTTGCGATGCAGGAAGGGCCGGGCGAAGAATATGTCATCGGTCCGCTTGACGAACTGACAATCCACGTATGGCGCAATCCCGAACTGGGTGCGGAGAAAATTCAGGTGCGGCCCGACGGGCGTATCACGACGCCGCTGGTAACCGATATGCCCGCGGTCGGCAAAACGCCTTCGATGCTGGCACAGGACATCAGGCTGCAGCTTTCACAATATATCGAAGAACCGCTGGTTTCCGTCATCGTCAACGAATTTGCCGGCACATTCAGCCAGCAAATCCGCGTTGTCGGTGCGACCGAAAAGCCGGCCTCGATCCCGTACCGCGCCAATATGACCGTACTGGACGCAATGATCGCGGTTGGCGGGCTGAGCGAATATGCATCGGGCAATAAAGCCAAACTTATCCGGTTCGACAAAACCAGCGGTAGCCAGAAAGAATATGCGCTGCGTCTGGCTGACCTGCTTAAACGCGGGGAAAGCCGGGCCAACGTCATGCTGAAGCCGGGTGATGTGATCATCATTCCCGAGAGCACCTTTTAA
- a CDS encoding pyridoxal-dependent decarboxylase, exosortase A system-associated has protein sequence MKPLGPVPDGYTAKNGELAISGIAAGELVRQAGDTPLFVYSADLISSRIRQLRAALPARIAINYAIKANPFDDVLKLMAGLVDGFDIASGGELDIALRAGLDPALISFAGPGKRDSELEKAIASGVTLNLESEHEARRALAIAERIGKRPKLAIRVNPHFELRGSGMKMGGGAKQFGIDQERVPALAREIIGAGAEWRGLHIFTGSQALDAGAIGETQANVLDLAAELSCAIGVPLPKLNMGGGFGIPYFSNDKPLDIAAVGAALAQHLANLPEPIENTELCVELGRYLVGEAGVYLTRIVDKKVSQGETFLITDGGLHHQLAASGNFGTVVRRNYPVAIASNFNGTELEEVNVVGCLCTPLDRLADKAELPAAQIGDLVAVFCAGAYGATASPFEFLGQGAARQMLV, from the coding sequence GTGAAGCCGCTTGGCCCCGTTCCCGATGGTTACACCGCCAAAAACGGCGAATTGGCGATAAGCGGGATCGCTGCCGGCGAGTTGGTCAGACAGGCGGGTGACACACCGCTGTTCGTTTATTCGGCCGATCTGATTTCTTCGCGAATTCGCCAGTTGCGCGCCGCGCTGCCCGCGCGCATCGCCATAAATTACGCGATCAAGGCCAACCCGTTTGACGATGTCCTGAAATTGATGGCGGGGCTTGTCGATGGATTTGACATTGCTTCCGGCGGGGAACTGGACATTGCGCTGCGTGCCGGTCTCGATCCTGCGCTGATCAGTTTCGCCGGCCCGGGCAAGCGCGATAGCGAGCTGGAAAAAGCGATTGCGTCCGGTGTCACGCTCAATCTGGAATCGGAGCACGAGGCGCGGCGGGCACTGGCTATTGCGGAACGGATCGGCAAGCGCCCGAAACTGGCCATTCGCGTCAATCCGCATTTCGAACTGCGCGGTTCGGGCATGAAAATGGGCGGCGGCGCGAAACAGTTTGGCATCGATCAGGAAAGAGTGCCTGCACTGGCGCGCGAAATCATCGGCGCGGGGGCGGAATGGCGCGGACTGCATATTTTCACGGGGAGCCAGGCGCTGGATGCCGGTGCCATCGGCGAAACGCAGGCGAATGTGCTTGATCTGGCTGCCGAGTTATCCTGCGCCATCGGCGTGCCGCTGCCAAAGCTCAATATGGGTGGCGGCTTCGGAATTCCGTATTTCAGCAACGACAAGCCGCTGGATATCGCAGCGGTCGGGGCTGCCCTCGCGCAGCATCTTGCAAACTTGCCGGAACCCATTGAAAACACGGAACTCTGTGTCGAACTGGGCCGATATCTGGTGGGCGAAGCCGGGGTTTATCTGACCCGGATTGTGGACAAGAAAGTCAGCCAGGGCGAGACGTTTCTTATCACCGATGGCGGCCTGCATCATCAACTGGCCGCTTCGGGCAATTTCGGCACCGTTGTTAGGCGCAATTATCCGGTTGCGATCGCCAGCAATTTCAACGGCACCGAACTGGAAGAAGTCAATGTCGTGGGTTGCCTGTGCACCCCGCTCGACAGGCTGGCGGACAAGGCCGAGCTTCCGGCGGCGCAGATTGGCGATCTGGTGGCTGTGTTTTGCGCCGGAGCTTACGGCGCGACAGCCAGCCCGTTCGAATTTCTGGGGCAAGGCGCGGCAAGGCAAATGCTGGTTTAA